One genomic segment of Mycolicibacterium chubuense NBB4 includes these proteins:
- a CDS encoding catalase has translation MTENYATTDAGAPIPTVEHSLTVGPDGPILLQDHYLIEQMANFNRERIPERQPHAKGGGAFGQFEVTQDVSAYTKAAFLQPGVKTEMVARFSTVAGERGSPDTWRDPRGFALKFYTSEGNFDMVGNNTPVFFVRDPMKFQNFIRSQKRMQATNLRDHNMQWDFWTLSPESAHQVTWLMGDRGIPKTWRHMNGYSSHTYSWLNANDEMFWVKYHFKTDQGIDYLTQEDADRLAGEDADYHQRDLYTAIEEGNLPSWTLHVQIMPFEDAKTYRFNPFDLTKVWPHSDYPLHEVGKMTLNRNVVDYHAQIEQAAFEPNNIVPGTGLSPDKMLLARGFSYSDAHRHRLGVNYKQIPVNEPKVEVRAYSKDGPMRIRNVTDPIYAPNSMGGPEADPRRASEVHWASDGDMVRSAYALRAEDSDWGQAGTLVRDVLDDAARDRLVHNIVGHVSDGVKEPVLSRVFEYWKNVDADLGKRVEEGVRNGS, from the coding sequence ATGACCGAGAACTACGCCACGACCGACGCCGGGGCGCCGATCCCCACCGTCGAGCACTCCCTGACCGTCGGGCCTGACGGCCCCATCCTGCTGCAGGACCACTACCTCATCGAGCAGATGGCCAACTTCAACCGGGAACGCATCCCGGAGCGCCAGCCGCACGCCAAGGGCGGCGGCGCGTTCGGTCAGTTCGAGGTGACGCAGGACGTCAGTGCGTACACCAAGGCAGCGTTCCTGCAGCCGGGCGTCAAGACGGAGATGGTCGCCCGGTTCTCCACGGTGGCGGGAGAGCGGGGCAGCCCAGACACCTGGCGGGACCCGCGCGGTTTCGCGCTGAAGTTCTACACGTCGGAGGGCAACTTCGACATGGTCGGCAACAACACGCCGGTGTTCTTCGTGCGCGACCCGATGAAGTTCCAGAACTTCATCCGCAGCCAGAAGCGCATGCAGGCAACCAATCTGCGCGACCACAACATGCAGTGGGACTTCTGGACGCTCTCGCCCGAGTCGGCGCACCAGGTGACGTGGTTGATGGGCGACCGGGGCATCCCGAAGACCTGGCGGCACATGAACGGCTACTCCAGCCACACGTACAGCTGGCTCAACGCCAACGACGAGATGTTCTGGGTGAAGTACCACTTCAAGACCGACCAGGGCATCGACTACCTGACCCAGGAGGACGCCGACCGGCTGGCCGGTGAGGACGCCGACTACCACCAGCGCGACCTGTACACGGCGATCGAGGAGGGCAACTTGCCGTCCTGGACGCTGCACGTGCAGATCATGCCGTTCGAGGACGCCAAGACCTACCGGTTCAACCCGTTCGACCTGACCAAGGTGTGGCCGCACAGCGACTACCCCCTGCACGAGGTCGGCAAGATGACGCTGAACCGCAACGTCGTGGACTACCACGCTCAGATCGAGCAGGCGGCGTTCGAGCCCAATAACATCGTGCCGGGAACCGGTCTGAGCCCCGATAAGATGCTGCTGGCGCGTGGGTTCTCCTACTCGGACGCGCACCGTCACCGGCTCGGAGTGAACTACAAGCAGATTCCCGTCAACGAGCCGAAGGTGGAGGTCCGCGCCTACTCCAAGGACGGGCCGATGCGGATCCGCAACGTCACCGACCCGATCTACGCGCCGAACTCGATGGGCGGTCCGGAGGCCGACCCGCGCCGTGCGTCCGAGGTGCACTGGGCGTCCGACGGGGACATGGTCCGCTCGGCCTACGCGCTGCGGGCCGAGGACTCGGACTGGGGCCAAGCCGGGACGCTGGTGCGCGACGTCCTCGACGATGCGGCCCGAGATCGCTTGGTGCACAACATCGTCGGTCACGTGTCGGACGGGGTGAAGGAGCCGGTGCTGTCCCGGGTGTTCGAGTACTGGAAGAACGTGGACGCCGACCTCGGCAAACGGGTCGAGGAGGGCGTGCGCAACGGGAGTTAG
- a CDS encoding DUF4185 domain-containing protein gives MRRNCIPRGGFAGFCARNAISAVCVAVLTAPVAGAYPDPGVPPLMPGQVFRLAPAAGTGTATADYGIGATDLCEFMEFPSGILQVCGDSFAGQGVGFGGWYSPIALHVVGESLDDPAGVRYDGVTGNDKPLLADPTPPGASQLPAGVIEINRENYLMVTTTKDLRPQTSRLVKAVPGQGNWATIPGSQRDGGYAGGGQSQISGYYDPIPTAESPRGWVYIVANNFDRSAPVTLYRATPQTFTDRATWQAWSGDRWGGAPQPLWSDRVGEMSVRQIDGRTVLSYFNATTGNMEMRVANDPTGLGAAPVTTVVVASPWPARPEDLPPPQDNRLAQPYGGYISPSSTLDAVRVFVSQWNTTPRGGTPYRVIQFVVNPFTPG, from the coding sequence TTGCGCCGAAATTGCATTCCACGCGGCGGTTTCGCGGGATTCTGCGCGCGGAATGCAATTTCGGCGGTGTGCGTCGCTGTGCTGACCGCCCCGGTGGCCGGGGCGTATCCCGACCCCGGTGTCCCGCCGCTGATGCCCGGGCAGGTGTTCCGGCTGGCACCTGCCGCGGGAACAGGCACGGCGACAGCCGATTACGGCATCGGCGCGACCGACCTCTGCGAATTCATGGAGTTCCCGAGCGGGATCCTGCAGGTGTGCGGGGACAGCTTCGCGGGCCAGGGCGTCGGGTTCGGCGGGTGGTACTCCCCGATCGCCCTGCACGTGGTGGGTGAGTCGCTCGACGACCCGGCCGGGGTGCGCTATGACGGGGTCACCGGCAATGACAAGCCGCTGCTGGCCGACCCCACACCGCCGGGCGCCTCGCAGCTGCCGGCAGGTGTCATCGAGATCAACCGCGAGAACTATCTGATGGTGACCACCACGAAGGACCTTCGGCCGCAGACGTCGCGGCTAGTGAAAGCTGTTCCAGGGCAGGGGAACTGGGCGACTATTCCGGGCTCGCAGCGCGACGGCGGCTACGCCGGAGGCGGGCAGTCGCAGATCAGCGGCTACTACGACCCGATACCGACCGCGGAGTCGCCGCGCGGCTGGGTGTACATCGTGGCCAACAATTTCGACCGCAGTGCTCCGGTGACGCTCTACCGCGCCACACCACAGACCTTCACCGATCGCGCCACCTGGCAAGCCTGGTCGGGTGACCGATGGGGCGGCGCACCGCAACCGCTCTGGAGCGACCGGGTGGGAGAGATGAGCGTGCGCCAGATCGACGGCAGGACGGTGCTGTCGTACTTCAACGCGACGACGGGCAACATGGAGATGCGGGTGGCCAACGATCCCACCGGGTTGGGTGCCGCGCCGGTCACCACCGTCGTCGTCGCCTCGCCGTGGCCCGCCCGCCCCGAGGATCTGCCGCCGCCGCAGGACAACCGGCTGGCCCAGCCGTACGGGGGCTACATCTCGCCGAGTTCAACACTGGACGCGGTGCGGGTGTTCGTCAGCCAGTGGAACACCACGCCACGCGGTGGCACGCCGTACCGGGTGATCCAGTTCGTCGTCAACCCGTTCACGCCCGGATGA
- a CDS encoding aspartate-semialdehyde dehydrogenase: MVNIGVVGATGQVGQVMRTLLAERDFPADEVRFFASARSAGKKLEFRGQEIEVEDSETADPSGLDIALFSAGATMSRVQAPRFAAAGAVVIDNSSAWRKDPDVPLVVSEVNFARDAGVRPKGIIANPNCTTMAAMPVLKPLHDEAGLVRMIASTYQAVSGSGLAGVEELFGQASAVVENSRDLVHDGRAVDFPAPNKYVAPIAFNVVPLAGSLVDDGSGETDEDQKLRNESRKILGIPDLAVSGTCVRVPVYTGHSLSLNVEFSEPLSAARATEVLSEAPGVTLVDVPTPLAAAGVDESLVGRIRQDPGVPDGRGLALFVSGDNLRKGAALNTIQIAELLAAQL, translated from the coding sequence ATGGTGAACATCGGTGTGGTCGGAGCGACCGGCCAGGTCGGTCAGGTGATGCGAACCCTGTTGGCGGAGCGCGACTTTCCGGCAGATGAGGTCCGGTTCTTCGCCTCGGCACGGTCGGCGGGAAAGAAGCTCGAGTTCCGCGGGCAGGAGATCGAGGTCGAGGACTCCGAGACCGCCGATCCGTCCGGCCTGGACATCGCGCTGTTCTCCGCCGGTGCGACGATGTCGCGCGTGCAGGCGCCGCGGTTCGCCGCGGCCGGTGCGGTGGTGATCGACAACTCGTCGGCGTGGCGCAAGGACCCCGACGTGCCGTTGGTGGTGTCGGAGGTGAACTTCGCCCGGGATGCGGGTGTGCGTCCGAAGGGCATCATCGCGAACCCGAACTGCACGACCATGGCTGCGATGCCGGTGCTCAAGCCGCTGCACGACGAGGCAGGGCTGGTGCGGATGATCGCCTCGACGTACCAAGCCGTTTCGGGTAGCGGGCTCGCCGGAGTGGAGGAACTGTTCGGTCAGGCGAGCGCGGTCGTCGAGAACAGCCGGGACCTGGTGCACGACGGCCGCGCGGTCGACTTCCCCGCGCCGAACAAGTATGTCGCGCCGATCGCCTTCAATGTCGTCCCGCTGGCGGGCTCGCTCGTCGACGACGGGTCCGGTGAGACGGACGAAGACCAGAAGCTGCGCAACGAGAGCCGCAAGATCCTCGGCATCCCCGACCTCGCGGTGTCGGGCACCTGCGTGCGGGTCCCCGTCTACACCGGACACTCGCTGTCGCTGAATGTCGAGTTCTCCGAGCCGTTGTCGGCTGCGCGGGCCACCGAGGTCCTGTCCGAGGCACCGGGCGTGACGCTGGTCGACGTGCCCACACCACTGGCCGCCGCCGGGGTGGACGAGTCGCTGGTCGGCCGGATCCGCCAGGACCCCGGCGTTCCCGACGGCCGCGGGCTGGCGCTGTTCGTCTCCGGAGACAACCTCCGAAAGGGCGCGGCGCTGAACACCATTCAGATCGCCGAACTGCTGGCCGCCCAACTCTGA
- a CDS encoding aspartate kinase, whose amino-acid sequence MALVVQKYGGSSVSDAERIRRVAERIVETKKAGNDVVVVVSAMGDTTDELLDLAKQVSPAPPARELDMLLTSGERISNALVAMAIESLGAQARSFTGSQAGVVTTGTHGNAKIIDVTPTRLRSALDEGQIVLVAGFQGVSQDTKDVTTLGRGGSDTTAVAVAAALNADVCEIYTDVDGIFTADPRIVPNARRLDTVSFEEMLEMAAAGAKVLMLRCVEYARRFDLPIHVRSSYSDRPGTLVKGSMEDIPMEDAILTGVAHDRGEAKVTVVGLPDVPGYAAQVFRAIADTEVNIDMVLQNISKVEDGKTDITFTCSRESGPGAVEKLTSLQDEIGFTRVLYDDHIGKVSLIGAGMRSHPGVTATFCEALANAGINIDLISTSEIRISVLIKDTELDRAVEALHEAFGLGGDEEAVVYAGTGR is encoded by the coding sequence GTGGCGCTCGTCGTACAGAAATACGGCGGATCCTCGGTGTCCGACGCCGAGCGCATCCGCCGTGTGGCCGAGCGCATCGTGGAGACCAAGAAGGCCGGCAACGACGTCGTCGTGGTCGTCTCGGCGATGGGCGACACCACCGACGAACTGCTCGACCTCGCCAAGCAGGTGTCCCCGGCTCCGCCGGCCCGTGAGCTCGACATGCTGCTGACCTCGGGGGAGCGGATCTCGAACGCGCTCGTGGCGATGGCGATCGAGTCCCTCGGCGCGCAGGCCCGTTCGTTCACCGGCTCGCAAGCCGGCGTCGTCACCACCGGCACGCACGGCAATGCCAAGATCATCGACGTCACCCCGACGCGGCTGCGGTCGGCGCTCGACGAGGGACAGATCGTGCTCGTCGCCGGGTTCCAGGGCGTCAGCCAGGACACCAAGGACGTCACCACGCTCGGCCGTGGCGGCTCAGACACCACCGCCGTCGCGGTGGCCGCCGCGCTGAACGCCGACGTGTGCGAGATCTACACCGACGTCGACGGCATCTTCACCGCCGACCCCCGCATCGTGCCCAACGCCCGCCGCCTCGACACCGTCTCTTTCGAGGAGATGCTGGAGATGGCCGCCGCGGGCGCCAAGGTGCTGATGCTGCGCTGCGTCGAGTACGCGCGCCGCTTCGACCTGCCCATCCACGTCCGGTCCTCGTACTCCGACAGGCCCGGGACGCTCGTCAAAGGATCGATGGAGGACATCCCGATGGAAGACGCCATCCTCACCGGAGTTGCGCACGACCGCGGCGAGGCGAAGGTCACCGTCGTCGGGTTGCCCGACGTACCCGGTTACGCCGCCCAGGTGTTCCGCGCCATCGCCGACACCGAGGTGAACATCGACATGGTGCTGCAGAACATCTCGAAGGTCGAGGACGGCAAGACCGACATCACCTTCACCTGCTCGCGGGAGAGCGGACCGGGCGCGGTGGAGAAGCTGACCTCGCTACAGGACGAGATCGGGTTCACCCGGGTGCTCTACGACGACCACATCGGCAAGGTGTCGCTGATCGGCGCGGGCATGCGGTCGCACCCCGGTGTGACGGCGACGTTCTGTGAGGCGCTGGCGAACGCGGGCATCAACATCGACCTGATCTCCACTTCCGAGATCCGGATCTCGGTGCTGATCAAGGACACCGAGCTCGACAGGGCCGTCGAGGCGCTGCACGAGGCGTTCGGCCTCGGCGGTGACGAGGAAGCCGTGGTGTACGCGGGAACGGGGCGCTGA
- a CDS encoding nitroreductase family protein, giving the protein MPSPLDSAPTDRLADTSVPIHPLLAARWSPRAFDPTAELAHEDLTALLEAARWAPTWGRRQPVRFVVGVRGDATFATLADLLRRGNGYAKAASALILLCADQGDDDKTALYSGVDAGAALANLSVEAVARGLIVHPMAGFYPERAVEELALPEGLRPLMVIAVGRLGDYAEVPPEIAERDRLPRERLPLSEIVLNRG; this is encoded by the coding sequence ATGCCCTCGCCCCTCGATTCGGCCCCTACCGATCGGTTGGCCGACACGTCCGTCCCGATCCACCCGCTTCTCGCCGCCCGGTGGAGTCCGCGAGCGTTCGACCCGACCGCCGAGCTGGCGCACGAGGATCTGACCGCGCTGCTGGAGGCCGCCCGCTGGGCACCGACCTGGGGACGGCGCCAGCCGGTCCGGTTCGTCGTGGGCGTTCGCGGTGACGCGACCTTCGCCACGCTCGCCGACCTGCTCAGACGCGGAAACGGCTATGCCAAGGCCGCCAGCGCGCTGATCCTGCTCTGCGCGGACCAGGGCGACGACGACAAGACCGCGCTGTACTCGGGCGTCGACGCGGGCGCGGCCCTGGCCAACCTGTCCGTCGAGGCGGTGGCGCGGGGCCTGATCGTGCACCCCATGGCCGGGTTCTACCCCGAGCGGGCGGTCGAAGAACTCGCCCTGCCGGAAGGCCTGCGACCGCTGATGGTCATCGCCGTCGGCCGGCTCGGTGACTACGCCGAGGTGCCTCCGGAGATCGCCGAGCGCGACCGGCTGCCTCGCGAACGTCTGCCGCTGAGCGAGATCGTCTTGAACCGCGGCTGA
- a CDS encoding ArsR/SmtB family transcription factor, which yields MTTYQEADRWHAIADGTRRSILERLAAAGPCAVGELARGLPVSRPAVSQHLKVLKSAGLVCDRAEGTRRVYHLDPRGIQAMRDELDRFWARALTDFKQTVEQSMKEDR from the coding sequence GTGACCACTTACCAAGAAGCAGACCGCTGGCACGCGATCGCCGACGGCACCCGGCGATCGATTCTCGAGCGCCTGGCCGCCGCGGGTCCCTGCGCGGTCGGCGAGCTCGCGCGCGGACTGCCCGTCAGCCGGCCCGCGGTCTCGCAACACCTCAAGGTGCTCAAGTCCGCGGGTCTGGTCTGCGACCGCGCCGAGGGCACCCGGCGGGTCTATCACCTGGATCCCCGCGGCATCCAGGCCATGCGCGACGAGCTGGACCGCTTCTGGGCCCGAGCGCTGACCGATTTCAAGCAGACAGTCGAACAGTCGATGAAGGAGGACAGATGA
- a CDS encoding SRPBCC family protein, with the protein MIEPIRRQIVVNAPVERAFTVFTAQFGDFKPREHNLLPVPIAETVFEPRVGGRIYDVGADGSRCEWARVLHFEPPSRVVFSWDIGPTWQVEADVAKTSEVEVRFIAEAPDRTRVELEHRHLDRHGEGWRSVADGVGGDAGWPLYLARYAELVGHR; encoded by the coding sequence ATGATCGAGCCCATCCGCCGCCAGATCGTCGTGAACGCCCCGGTCGAGCGAGCGTTCACGGTGTTCACCGCCCAGTTCGGCGACTTCAAGCCGCGCGAGCACAACCTGCTGCCGGTTCCGATCGCCGAGACGGTGTTCGAGCCGCGGGTCGGCGGCCGCATCTACGACGTCGGCGCCGACGGCAGCCGCTGCGAGTGGGCGCGGGTGCTGCACTTCGAGCCGCCGTCGCGGGTGGTGTTCAGCTGGGACATCGGTCCGACCTGGCAGGTCGAAGCCGATGTGGCGAAGACCAGTGAGGTGGAGGTGCGCTTCATCGCCGAGGCGCCCGACCGGACCCGGGTCGAGCTCGAGCACCGGCACCTGGACCGCCACGGCGAGGGCTGGCGGTCCGTGGCCGACGGGGTCGGCGGGGACGCCGGGTGGCCGCTGTATCTGGCGCGCTACGCGGAGCTGGTGGGTCATCGATGA
- a CDS encoding maleylpyruvate isomerase family mycothiol-dependent enzyme — MSTVMELACAERADLAELLATLSPQQWASPSLCTGWTVKDVVAHVISYEELGVGGLLGRFAKGRVVNANQVGVEEYSSLTTQQLVDVLRAHLRPRGLTAAFGGMIGLVDTTIHHQDIRRALSLPRAVPAERLLRVLSLVQRNPRLGTPRRIRGLRLQANDIDWQCGHGLEVLGPGEALLMAITGRGDALGDLSGPGQPVLAARVGP, encoded by the coding sequence ATGAGCACCGTGATGGAACTGGCCTGCGCCGAGCGGGCCGACCTCGCCGAACTTCTCGCGACCCTGAGCCCCCAGCAGTGGGCGTCGCCCAGCCTGTGTACCGGCTGGACAGTCAAAGACGTTGTCGCTCATGTGATCAGCTACGAGGAACTGGGCGTCGGCGGCCTGCTCGGGCGGTTCGCGAAGGGGCGGGTGGTGAACGCGAATCAGGTTGGGGTCGAGGAGTACTCGTCGCTGACCACCCAGCAGCTCGTCGACGTCCTGCGCGCTCATCTGCGCCCCCGGGGGCTCACCGCCGCCTTCGGCGGCATGATCGGGTTGGTCGACACGACGATCCATCACCAGGACATCCGCCGCGCCCTGAGCCTGCCGCGCGCCGTCCCCGCCGAGCGGTTGCTCCGGGTACTGAGCCTCGTGCAGCGCAACCCTCGGCTCGGCACGCCGCGGCGCATCAGGGGATTACGCCTGCAGGCCAACGACATCGACTGGCAGTGCGGCCACGGACTCGAGGTCCTCGGCCCGGGCGAGGCCCTGCTGATGGCCATCACCGGACGCGGCGACGCGCTCGGCGACCTCAGCGGACCGGGTCAGCCCGTACTCGCCGCCCGGGTCGGCCCCTGA
- a CDS encoding ammonium transporter, with product MDTGTTAFMLCCIIGLTLMIPGLALFYGGMVSVKSSTNMMMMTFGAVAIVGVLWVLFGFSMTFGTSYGGFVGSFTEFAGMKNLMEPMTTIKGLPISLFSLFQALFAAITVALISGAVADRMKFGAWMGFATLWAVLVYFPVAHWVFAFDGVVTENSTGGWIANKLKAIDFAGGTAVHINAGAAALAVAIVLGKSASWGQLRKPHNVPLTLLGAGLLWAGWYAFNGGSALAAGNSAAIVMVTTFVATCAATLAWIAIEKIKDGHVTGVGAASGAITGLVAITPACGAVTPVGAIILGAIAGAVCVYAVGLKERFGYDDSLDVVGVHLVGGVIGTLLIGFLASDTMPNATNGLFYGGGFDQLWRQAVAAGAVMAFSFVVAFIIAFALKKTVGIRISPDDEEKGIDAAFHREASYELLPA from the coding sequence ATGGATACAGGGACGACCGCGTTCATGCTGTGTTGCATCATCGGCCTCACGCTGATGATTCCCGGCCTCGCGTTGTTCTACGGCGGCATGGTGTCCGTCAAGAGCTCGACGAACATGATGATGATGACGTTCGGCGCGGTCGCGATCGTCGGCGTGCTGTGGGTGCTGTTCGGCTTCTCGATGACCTTCGGCACCTCCTACGGCGGATTCGTCGGCAGCTTCACCGAATTCGCCGGGATGAAGAACCTGATGGAACCGATGACCACGATCAAGGGCCTGCCCATCAGCCTGTTCTCGCTGTTCCAGGCCTTGTTCGCCGCGATCACGGTGGCTTTGATCTCGGGTGCGGTCGCCGACCGGATGAAGTTCGGCGCCTGGATGGGATTCGCGACGCTGTGGGCGGTGCTGGTCTACTTCCCGGTCGCCCACTGGGTCTTCGCGTTCGACGGCGTGGTCACCGAGAACTCCACCGGCGGCTGGATCGCCAACAAGCTCAAGGCGATCGACTTCGCCGGTGGCACCGCGGTGCACATCAACGCCGGCGCCGCGGCGCTGGCCGTGGCGATCGTGCTCGGCAAGTCGGCGAGCTGGGGGCAGCTGCGCAAGCCGCACAACGTCCCGCTGACACTGCTCGGCGCCGGCCTGCTGTGGGCCGGGTGGTACGCGTTCAACGGCGGCTCCGCGCTGGCGGCGGGCAACAGCGCGGCGATCGTCATGGTGACCACCTTCGTGGCGACGTGCGCGGCCACACTGGCCTGGATCGCGATCGAGAAGATCAAGGACGGGCACGTCACCGGTGTGGGCGCCGCCTCCGGCGCGATCACCGGCCTGGTCGCCATCACCCCGGCCTGCGGGGCCGTCACGCCGGTGGGCGCGATCATCCTCGGTGCGATCGCGGGCGCGGTCTGCGTCTACGCGGTCGGCCTCAAAGAGCGCTTCGGATATGACGATTCCCTCGACGTCGTCGGCGTCCACCTGGTCGGCGGCGTGATCGGCACGCTGCTGATCGGCTTCCTCGCCAGCGACACCATGCCGAACGCCACCAACGGTCTGTTCTACGGGGGCGGGTTCGACCAGTTGTGGCGGCAGGCGGTCGCCGCCGGAGCCGTGATGGCGTTCTCGTTTGTGGTGGCCTTCATCATCGCGTTCGCGCTGAAGAAGACTGTGGGCATTCGCATTTCGCCCGACGACGAGGAGAAGGGCATCGACGCCGCGTTCCACCGCGAGGCGTCGTACGAGCTGCTGCCCGCGTAG
- the glnT gene encoding type III glutamate--ammonia ligase — protein sequence MTQDLAVLAERSGTRFILALFVDLRGKPCAKLVPVEAVDLLATEGVGFAGYAVGAMGQEPKDPDLMALPDPASFTPIPFIKDGLAVVHCDPHVNGEPWPYAPRVILKALIQQCADAGFEPWVGAEVEYFLLRRDGDGSVSVADAADTAAQPCYDARGVTRMYDHLTAVSTAMNQLGWSNYANDHEDGNGQFEQNFEFADALTTADRVVTLRYLLSMIAAERGMLATFMPKPFADKTGSGLHLHMSLTSAGAPVFPADDDARGLGLSDTAYGFIGGILDHACALQAVVAPTVNSYKRTGATATASGASWAPRLPTYGGNDRTHYIRVPDSHRIELRGGDGSANPYLAIAAALGAGIDGIKRSTDPGAVGCGVSNRTLPPTLLHAVEEFEGDPVVTGVLDAAGGGVAGYFASVKREEFFAYHSAVSPWEIDQYLTAF from the coding sequence ATGACACAGGACCTCGCTGTACTGGCGGAGCGATCCGGCACCCGCTTCATCCTCGCGCTGTTCGTCGATCTGCGCGGGAAGCCCTGTGCCAAGCTGGTTCCCGTCGAAGCGGTCGACCTGCTCGCCACCGAAGGAGTCGGCTTCGCCGGCTACGCCGTCGGCGCCATGGGCCAGGAGCCCAAGGATCCCGACCTGATGGCGCTCCCGGACCCGGCGTCGTTCACGCCGATCCCGTTCATCAAGGACGGGCTGGCCGTCGTGCACTGCGACCCGCACGTCAACGGCGAGCCGTGGCCGTACGCGCCGCGCGTCATCCTGAAAGCGTTGATCCAGCAGTGCGCCGACGCCGGGTTCGAGCCGTGGGTGGGCGCCGAGGTCGAGTACTTCCTGCTGCGCCGTGACGGCGACGGCAGCGTGTCGGTGGCCGACGCGGCCGACACCGCCGCCCAACCGTGTTACGACGCGCGCGGCGTCACCCGGATGTATGACCACCTGACCGCCGTGTCGACGGCGATGAACCAGCTGGGCTGGTCGAATTACGCCAACGACCACGAGGACGGTAACGGCCAGTTCGAGCAGAACTTCGAGTTCGCCGACGCCCTGACCACCGCCGACCGGGTCGTCACGCTGCGCTACCTGCTGTCGATGATCGCCGCCGAGCGCGGCATGCTCGCCACGTTCATGCCGAAGCCGTTCGCGGACAAGACCGGAAGCGGGCTGCACCTGCACATGTCGCTCACCAGCGCGGGCGCGCCGGTCTTTCCCGCCGACGACGACGCGCGCGGGCTGGGACTGTCCGACACGGCGTACGGCTTCATCGGCGGCATCCTCGACCACGCCTGCGCTCTGCAGGCGGTCGTCGCGCCAACGGTGAACTCCTACAAGCGAACCGGTGCGACGGCGACGGCTTCGGGCGCCTCGTGGGCACCGCGGCTACCGACCTACGGCGGCAACGACCGCACGCACTACATCCGCGTGCCCGACTCGCACCGCATCGAACTGCGGGGCGGCGACGGGTCGGCCAACCCGTACCTCGCCATCGCCGCGGCTCTGGGCGCCGGCATCGACGGCATCAAACGCAGCACCGACCCCGGTGCGGTGGGATGCGGGGTCAGCAACCGCACGCTGCCGCCCACGCTGCTGCATGCCGTCGAGGAGTTCGAGGGCGACCCGGTGGTCACCGGAGTGCTCGACGCCGCGGGCGGCGGTGTCGCCGGCTACTTCGCCTCGGTCAAGCGCGAGGAGTTCTTCGCCTACCACAGCGCCGTCAGCCCGTGGGAGATCGATCAGTACCTCACCGCTTTCTGA